A window of Tripterygium wilfordii isolate XIE 37 chromosome 7, ASM1340144v1, whole genome shotgun sequence contains these coding sequences:
- the LOC120001496 gene encoding chaperonin 60 subunit beta 4, chloroplastic-like isoform X2, translating to MPKQVKQPNCLDKPKQAGVDLVADLLGVTLGPKGRNVVLGNKYGPPKIVNDGETVLKQIELEDPVENVGVKLVRQAGAKTNDLAGDGSTTSIILAQGLIAEGVKVISAGMNPVQIARGIEKTAKALVSELKLMSREVENHELADVAAVSAGNDYIVGNMIFDALQQVGKSGVVTIENGRCIENKLQIVEGMQFDRGYLSPHFVTDRQKMIVEFHNCKLLLVDKKVTNPKEMFKILDSAVKEQYPILIIAEGIEPEALAPVIRNKLKGVLKAAAIKAPAFNELKSHCLDDIAILTGGTVIRDEEGLTLENTGKEVLGAATKVVISNNSTLIVTDGSTHAAVEKRVLQLRRLVENTEEKFPKTVLNERIARLSGAIAILQVGAQTQVELKDKQLRIEDALNATKAAIEEGVVVGGGCCLLRLSQKVGEIKELLDNDEQKLGAEIFKRALSYPARLIAKNAGVNGDVIINQVLSNEDIRYGYNAAKGCYEDLMTAGVMDPTKVVRCCLEHAASVAKTFLTCDAVVVDIKELTPIPRRRGMPMSMPMPMSTPGIGPIGLNSGRRSEAMPLNLQ from the exons ATGCCCAAGCAAGTGAAGCAACCAAACTGCCTTGACAAGCCCAAGCAA GCGGGGGTGGACCTGGTGGCGGACCTGTTGGGGGTGACATTAGGGCCAAAAGGAAGGAATGTGGTGTTGGGGAACAAGTACGGACCTCCCAAGATTGTTAATGATGGGGAAACTGTACTTAAACAG ATTGAGTTGGAGGATCCCGTGGAAAACGTTGGAGTGAAATTAGTGAGGCAAGCTGGCGCAAAAACAAATGACCTTGCTGGCGATGGTTCCACTACATCCATAATTCTGGCTCAGGGTTTAATTGCTGAGGGTGTGAAG GTCATTTCAGCTGGCATGAATCCTGTTCAAATTGCTCGTGGGATTGAGAAAACTGCAAAGGCCCTTGTATCTGAACTCAAACTGATGTCCAGAGAG GTTGAAAATCATGAGCTTGCAGATGTTGCTGCTGTTAGTGCGGGGAATGATTATATTGTGGGAAACATGATATTTGATGCACTTCAACAAGTGGGAAAGAGTGGCGTGGTTACGATTGAAAACGGGAGATGCATTGAAAATAAGCTGCAAATTGTAGAAGGAATGCAATTTGACCGTGGATATTTGTCTCCTCACTTTGTCACTGATAGACAAAAGATGATAGTGGAGTTTCACAACTGCAAG TTACTTTTGGTCGACAAAAAAGTCACGAATCCAAAGGAAATGTTTAAAATACTGGACAGTGCAGTCAAAGAGCAATATCCAATTTTGATAATTGCAGAGGGCATTGAGCCGGAAGCTTTGGCTCCAGTAATTAGAAACAAACTCAAGGGTGTGCTGAAGGCAGCCGCTATTAAGGCTCCAGCTTTCAATGAACTCAAGAGCCACTGCTTAGATGACATTGCTATCTTGACTGGAG GCACTGTAATCAGAGATGAGGAGGGGTTGACACTAGAAAACACAGGCAAGGAGGTATTGGGCGCAGCGACCAAGGTGGTAATAAGTAACAATTCTACGTTAATAGTTACTGATGGAAGCACTCATGCAGCTGTAGAGAAGAGGGTTTTGCAGCTCCGAAGGCTTGTTGAG AATACTGAAGAAAAATTTCCAAAGACGGTACTAAATGAACGAATAGCAAGGTTATCTGGGGCAATTGCCATTCTTCAG GTAGGAGCGCAAACACAAGTAGAGTTGAAGGATAAACAACTGAGGATTGAAGATGCTTTAAATGCAACAAAG GCAGCTATTGAGGAAGGTGTTGTAGTTGGTGGTGGCTGTTGCCTTCTGAGACTATCTCAAAAGGTTGGTGAAATCAAAGAACTTTTGGACAATGACGAGCAGAAG CTTGGAGCCGAGATATTTAAAAGAGCTTTGAGCTATCCTGCAAGACTAATAGCCAAAAATGCCGGCGTAAATGGTGACGTCATTATAAATCAG GTTCTATCTAATGAGGATATAAGATATGGATATAATGCTGCCAAAGGGTGTTATGAGGATCTGATGACAGCAGGGGTAATGGACCCAACAAAG GTGGTCAGATGTTGTTTGGAGCATGCAGCATCAGTTGCCAAGACTTTTCTGACCTGTGATGCTGTTGTAGTTGACATCAAAGAATTGACACCCATTCCAAGGAGAAGAGGCATGCCAATGTCAATGCCCATGCCGATGTCAACCCCAG GAATTGGACCCATTGGCTTAAATTCTGGTAGACGTTCTGAAGCAATGCCACTTAATCTTCAATGA
- the LOC120001496 gene encoding chaperonin 60 subunit beta 4, chloroplastic-like isoform X1: MACALTSTLSLFTNPIPSERAFSSRSMLNARAVAKEVYFNHDGSTTKKLKAGVDLVADLLGVTLGPKGRNVVLGNKYGPPKIVNDGETVLKQIELEDPVENVGVKLVRQAGAKTNDLAGDGSTTSIILAQGLIAEGVKVISAGMNPVQIARGIEKTAKALVSELKLMSREVENHELADVAAVSAGNDYIVGNMIFDALQQVGKSGVVTIENGRCIENKLQIVEGMQFDRGYLSPHFVTDRQKMIVEFHNCKLLLVDKKVTNPKEMFKILDSAVKEQYPILIIAEGIEPEALAPVIRNKLKGVLKAAAIKAPAFNELKSHCLDDIAILTGGTVIRDEEGLTLENTGKEVLGAATKVVISNNSTLIVTDGSTHAAVEKRVLQLRRLVENTEEKFPKTVLNERIARLSGAIAILQVGAQTQVELKDKQLRIEDALNATKAAIEEGVVVGGGCCLLRLSQKVGEIKELLDNDEQKLGAEIFKRALSYPARLIAKNAGVNGDVIINQVLSNEDIRYGYNAAKGCYEDLMTAGVMDPTKVVRCCLEHAASVAKTFLTCDAVVVDIKELTPIPRRRGMPMSMPMPMSTPGIGPIGLNSGRRSEAMPLNLQ, encoded by the exons ATGGCGTGCGCACTAACTTCAACGCTCTCATTATTCACCAATCCGATACCATCCGAGAGGGCTTTTTCTTCGCGTTCCATGTTAAATGCAAGAGCCGTGGCCAAGGAGGTTTACTTCAaccacgatggctcaactacaAAGAAGCTTAAG GCGGGGGTGGACCTGGTGGCGGACCTGTTGGGGGTGACATTAGGGCCAAAAGGAAGGAATGTGGTGTTGGGGAACAAGTACGGACCTCCCAAGATTGTTAATGATGGGGAAACTGTACTTAAACAG ATTGAGTTGGAGGATCCCGTGGAAAACGTTGGAGTGAAATTAGTGAGGCAAGCTGGCGCAAAAACAAATGACCTTGCTGGCGATGGTTCCACTACATCCATAATTCTGGCTCAGGGTTTAATTGCTGAGGGTGTGAAG GTCATTTCAGCTGGCATGAATCCTGTTCAAATTGCTCGTGGGATTGAGAAAACTGCAAAGGCCCTTGTATCTGAACTCAAACTGATGTCCAGAGAG GTTGAAAATCATGAGCTTGCAGATGTTGCTGCTGTTAGTGCGGGGAATGATTATATTGTGGGAAACATGATATTTGATGCACTTCAACAAGTGGGAAAGAGTGGCGTGGTTACGATTGAAAACGGGAGATGCATTGAAAATAAGCTGCAAATTGTAGAAGGAATGCAATTTGACCGTGGATATTTGTCTCCTCACTTTGTCACTGATAGACAAAAGATGATAGTGGAGTTTCACAACTGCAAG TTACTTTTGGTCGACAAAAAAGTCACGAATCCAAAGGAAATGTTTAAAATACTGGACAGTGCAGTCAAAGAGCAATATCCAATTTTGATAATTGCAGAGGGCATTGAGCCGGAAGCTTTGGCTCCAGTAATTAGAAACAAACTCAAGGGTGTGCTGAAGGCAGCCGCTATTAAGGCTCCAGCTTTCAATGAACTCAAGAGCCACTGCTTAGATGACATTGCTATCTTGACTGGAG GCACTGTAATCAGAGATGAGGAGGGGTTGACACTAGAAAACACAGGCAAGGAGGTATTGGGCGCAGCGACCAAGGTGGTAATAAGTAACAATTCTACGTTAATAGTTACTGATGGAAGCACTCATGCAGCTGTAGAGAAGAGGGTTTTGCAGCTCCGAAGGCTTGTTGAG AATACTGAAGAAAAATTTCCAAAGACGGTACTAAATGAACGAATAGCAAGGTTATCTGGGGCAATTGCCATTCTTCAG GTAGGAGCGCAAACACAAGTAGAGTTGAAGGATAAACAACTGAGGATTGAAGATGCTTTAAATGCAACAAAG GCAGCTATTGAGGAAGGTGTTGTAGTTGGTGGTGGCTGTTGCCTTCTGAGACTATCTCAAAAGGTTGGTGAAATCAAAGAACTTTTGGACAATGACGAGCAGAAG CTTGGAGCCGAGATATTTAAAAGAGCTTTGAGCTATCCTGCAAGACTAATAGCCAAAAATGCCGGCGTAAATGGTGACGTCATTATAAATCAG GTTCTATCTAATGAGGATATAAGATATGGATATAATGCTGCCAAAGGGTGTTATGAGGATCTGATGACAGCAGGGGTAATGGACCCAACAAAG GTGGTCAGATGTTGTTTGGAGCATGCAGCATCAGTTGCCAAGACTTTTCTGACCTGTGATGCTGTTGTAGTTGACATCAAAGAATTGACACCCATTCCAAGGAGAAGAGGCATGCCAATGTCAATGCCCATGCCGATGTCAACCCCAG GAATTGGACCCATTGGCTTAAATTCTGGTAGACGTTCTGAAGCAATGCCACTTAATCTTCAATGA
- the LOC120001496 gene encoding chaperonin 60 subunit beta 4, chloroplastic-like isoform X3, producing MACALTSTLSLFTNPIPSERAFSSRSMLNARAVAKEVYFNHDGSTTKKLKAGVDLVADLLGVTLGPKGRNVVLGNKYGPPKIVNDGETVLKQIELEDPVENVGVKLVRQAGAKTNDLAGDGSTTSIILAQGLIAEGVKVISAGMNPVQIARGIEKTAKALVSELKLMSREVENHELADVAAVSAGNDYIVGNMIFDALQQVGKSGVVTIENGRCIENKLQIVEGMQFDRGYLSPHFVTDRQKMIVEFHNCKLLLVDKKVTNPKEMFKILDSAVKEQYPILIIAEGIEPEALAPVIRNKLKGVLKAAAIKAPAFNELKSHCLDDIAILTGGTVIRDEEGLTLENTGKEVLGAATKVVISNNSTLIVTDGSTHAAVEKRVLQLRRLVENTEEKFPKTVLNERIARLSGAIAILQVGAQTQVELKDKQLRIEDALNATKAAIEEGVVVGGGCCLLRLSQKVGEIKELLDNDEQKLGAEIFKRALSYPARLIAKNAGVNGDVIINQ from the exons ATGGCGTGCGCACTAACTTCAACGCTCTCATTATTCACCAATCCGATACCATCCGAGAGGGCTTTTTCTTCGCGTTCCATGTTAAATGCAAGAGCCGTGGCCAAGGAGGTTTACTTCAaccacgatggctcaactacaAAGAAGCTTAAG GCGGGGGTGGACCTGGTGGCGGACCTGTTGGGGGTGACATTAGGGCCAAAAGGAAGGAATGTGGTGTTGGGGAACAAGTACGGACCTCCCAAGATTGTTAATGATGGGGAAACTGTACTTAAACAG ATTGAGTTGGAGGATCCCGTGGAAAACGTTGGAGTGAAATTAGTGAGGCAAGCTGGCGCAAAAACAAATGACCTTGCTGGCGATGGTTCCACTACATCCATAATTCTGGCTCAGGGTTTAATTGCTGAGGGTGTGAAG GTCATTTCAGCTGGCATGAATCCTGTTCAAATTGCTCGTGGGATTGAGAAAACTGCAAAGGCCCTTGTATCTGAACTCAAACTGATGTCCAGAGAG GTTGAAAATCATGAGCTTGCAGATGTTGCTGCTGTTAGTGCGGGGAATGATTATATTGTGGGAAACATGATATTTGATGCACTTCAACAAGTGGGAAAGAGTGGCGTGGTTACGATTGAAAACGGGAGATGCATTGAAAATAAGCTGCAAATTGTAGAAGGAATGCAATTTGACCGTGGATATTTGTCTCCTCACTTTGTCACTGATAGACAAAAGATGATAGTGGAGTTTCACAACTGCAAG TTACTTTTGGTCGACAAAAAAGTCACGAATCCAAAGGAAATGTTTAAAATACTGGACAGTGCAGTCAAAGAGCAATATCCAATTTTGATAATTGCAGAGGGCATTGAGCCGGAAGCTTTGGCTCCAGTAATTAGAAACAAACTCAAGGGTGTGCTGAAGGCAGCCGCTATTAAGGCTCCAGCTTTCAATGAACTCAAGAGCCACTGCTTAGATGACATTGCTATCTTGACTGGAG GCACTGTAATCAGAGATGAGGAGGGGTTGACACTAGAAAACACAGGCAAGGAGGTATTGGGCGCAGCGACCAAGGTGGTAATAAGTAACAATTCTACGTTAATAGTTACTGATGGAAGCACTCATGCAGCTGTAGAGAAGAGGGTTTTGCAGCTCCGAAGGCTTGTTGAG AATACTGAAGAAAAATTTCCAAAGACGGTACTAAATGAACGAATAGCAAGGTTATCTGGGGCAATTGCCATTCTTCAG GTAGGAGCGCAAACACAAGTAGAGTTGAAGGATAAACAACTGAGGATTGAAGATGCTTTAAATGCAACAAAG GCAGCTATTGAGGAAGGTGTTGTAGTTGGTGGTGGCTGTTGCCTTCTGAGACTATCTCAAAAGGTTGGTGAAATCAAAGAACTTTTGGACAATGACGAGCAGAAG CTTGGAGCCGAGATATTTAAAAGAGCTTTGAGCTATCCTGCAAGACTAATAGCCAAAAATGCCGGCGTAAATGGTGACGTCATTATAAATCAG TAA
- the LOC120002970 gene encoding basic leucine zipper 43-like, whose product MLPADISELHFLLQQENQIPDFGFGLTQSNNPQSFNFNNLFTNNNDSPYPPLSVHEFTQQSSSTVSNNSTSDEGDDLPQTIIDERKQRRMISNRESARRSRMRKQKHLDELWSQVLRLRTENHNLIDKLNHVSESHDKVLEENAKLKEETSDLRQMLTELQIGSPSNYTALRVLEELPCNTAHLRAESSSSIQSNITSSVNLLH is encoded by the coding sequence ATGCTTCCTGCTGACATTTCAGAACTCCACTTCTTATTACAACAAGAAAACCAAATCCCAGACTTTGGTTTTGGTTTGACGCAAAGCAACAACCCACAATCCTTCAACTTCAACAATCTCTTCACCAACAACAATGACTCTCCATACCCTCCACTCTCAGTCCATGAATTCACTCAACAGTCCTCAAGTACTGTGAGCAACAACTCCACCTCTGATGAGGGTGACGACCTCCCACAAACCATCATCGACGAGAGGAAGCAAAGGAGAATGATTTCCAACAGAGAATCCGCTCGTCGCTCCAGGATGCGTAAACAGAAGcacctagacgagctttggtCACAAGTGCTTAGGCTCAGAACAGAGAACCATAATTTGATTGACAAGTTGAACCATGTCTCTGAGTCCCATGACAAGGTACTTGAAGAGAATGCGAAGCTCAAAGAAGAGACTTCGGATCTTCGTCAAATGCTCACTGAATTACAGATTGGGAGTCCGAGCAATTACACTGCTTTGAGAGTGCTTGAAGAGCTCCCCTGCAACACAGCACATCTTAGAGCAgagtcatcatcatcaatccaGTCCAATATTACTAGTTCTGTAAACTTGCTTCATTGA